The Magnolia sinica isolate HGM2019 chromosome 10, MsV1, whole genome shotgun sequence genome includes a window with the following:
- the LOC131257578 gene encoding transcription factor bHLH146, producing MEEMQGSKRKRVYSIEPSSILRATFSQKYINHLLSALLKISTDSSRDNNESQEIEKIVRFQVDMALVMSADEFRWSHALKRKLQTGMNKTPPSPTLLFTYKHIPHCYSGENLKDFPPSPPLPRTLVPVGYHRNSNPNPNSQNSSKRPNGVYQNHQSKKRRTRDEDGELVCRLSTLRRILPGGDEMGAGELLSEVKSYIICLELQVSILRTLVNAH from the coding sequence ATGGAGGAGATGCAAGGAAGTAAGCGAAAGCGGGTCTACTCAATCGAGCCAAGCTCCATTCTACGTGCCACCTTCTCTCAGAAGTATATAAATCATCTATTGTCAGCTCTACTGAAAATCAGCACCGACAGCTCTCGCGACAACAATGAAAGCCAAGAGATCGAGAAGATTGTTAGATTCCAGGTCGACATGGCACTAGTAATGTCCGCAGACGAATTCCGCTGGAGCCATGCATTGAAACGCAAGCTCCAAACCGGCATGAACAAAACTCCACCATCCCCAACCCTTCTCTTCACCTATAAACACATCCCACATTGCTACAGTGGTGAAAATCTCAAAGATTTCCCTCCATCACCACCCCTCCCTAGGACTCTAGTGCCTGTAGGCTACCATAGAAACTCAAACCCTAACCCCAATTCCCAGAATTCCTCAAAAAGGCCAAATGGGGTTTACCAAAACCACCAGAGTAAGAAGAGAAGGACCAGAGATGAAGACGGCGAGTTGGTTTGCCGTCTATCGACTCTAAGAAGGATTTTGCCTGGTGGGGATGAAATGGGAGCCGGCGAACTGCTTTCGGAAGTCAAAAGCTACATCATCTGTCTCGAGCTGCAGGTTAGCATCCTAAGAACCCTAGTAAATGCACATTGA
- the LOC131217196 gene encoding pentatricopeptide repeat-containing protein At5g44230: MVAFRLLPITGLSTFSSPSHKHQLLLGISSNISPPNHQRAILESQLISVLQSSTSLAHLKHVHAHLLRTGLDQSSFVLSKLLRTLTNLNLPVNSYARHLFDHVHYPNPFLYTALIRAYALRGPFSQSLLLYSRMRRVGTRPLSFTFSALFKACAALPDVDAGRQVHAQTISIGGFDSDLYVNNTLIDFYVRCGCLEDARRVFDEMPERDVISWTTLIVAYAKRGDMDAAEELFSRLPEKDMVAWTAMVAGFAQNARPRDALRLFERMQVAKVETDEVTLVGVISACAQLGAANYARWIRDVAERAGFGPETNVVVGSALIDMYAKCGSVEEAYRVFEGMTEHNVFSYSAMIVGFAMHGQADAAMRLFKTMVSKTEVKPNGVTFIGMLTACSHAGMVEQGRQYFESMLNDYRIVPSADHYACMVDLLGRAGHVEEAHNLINTMPFEPHGGVWGALLGACRIHGKPHIAEIAANHLFELEPNGIGNYILLSNIYASAGMWDDVSRVRKLMREKGLKKNPGCSWVESKDGVVHEFFAGDSSHPKVNDIKVVLEELLERLKQAGYTPKLRSVVYDVSNEEKERLLKNHSEKLALAFGLLTTSPGSVVRIVKNLRMCEDCHSVMRSASLVEKREIVVRDNMRFHHFREGVCSCGDFW; the protein is encoded by the coding sequence ATGGTTGCCTTCCGCCTGCTTCCCATAACCGGGCTTTCtaccttttcttctccttcccaCAAACACCAGCTTCTTCtcggcatttcatcgaacatctCACCCCCAAACCACCAACGCGCCATCTTAGAATCGCAGCTTATCTCCGTCCTACAATCGTCCACCTCCCTCGCCCACCTCAAGCATGTGCATGCCCATCTCCTCCGCACCGGCCTCGACCAAAGTAGCTTCGTCCTCTCCAAGCTCCTCCGCACGCTCACTAATCTCAACCTTCCCGTCAACTCCTACGCTCGCCACCTGTTCGACCATGTGCACTACCCAAACCCCTTCCTATACACCGCCCTCATCCGCGCGTACGCCCTCCGCGGACCCTTCTCCCAATCTCTACTACTCTACTCCCGCATGCGCCGGGTTGGTACGCGACCACTCTCCTTCACCTTCTCTGCGCTCTTCAAGGCTTGCGCGGCACTGCCAGATGTTGATGCAGGCCGCCAGGTCCATGCCCAGACGATTTCGATTGGAGGGTTTGATTCTGATCTTTATGTTAACAATACATTGATTGATTTTTATGTGAGATGTGGGTGTCTGGAGGATGCAAgaagggtgtttgatgaaatgcctgagaGGGATGTGATTTCTTGGACGACACTGATTGTTGCTTATGCAAAGAGGGGGGATATGGATGCAGCTGAGGAGTTGTTTAGCAGGTTGCCAGAGAAGGATATGGTTGCTTGGACAGCGATGGTTGCAGGTTTTGCACAGAATGCGAGGCCAAGAGATGCGCTGAGGCTGTTTGAGAGGATGCAGGTAGCAAAGGTTGAGACGGATGAGGTCACTCTGGTAGGGGTTATTTCGGCTTGTGCACAGTTAGGTGCGGCGAACTATGCAAGGTGGATTCGGGATGTCGCGGAAAGAGCTGGGTTTGGGCCTGAAACAAATGTGGTTGTAGGGTCAGCATTGATAGACATGTATGCAAAGTGTGGGAGTGTGGAGGAGGCATACCGAGTGTTCGAGGGAATGACGGAGCATAATGTATTTTCTTACAGTGCAATGATCGTTGGGTTTGCAATGCATGGACAGGCAGACGCGGCAATGCGGTTGTTTAAAACGATGGTATCAAAAACAGAGGTAAAGCCAAACGGAGTCACATTCATCGGCATGCTGACAGCATGTAGCCATGCAGGGATGGTCGAGCAAGGTCGGCAGTACTTTGAAAGTATGCTCAATGATTACAGGATTGTCCCGTCAGCTGATCACTATGCGTGCATGGTGGACCTTCTCGGGCGAGCTGGGCATGTGGAAGAAGCCCACAATCTCATAAACACAATGCCCTTTGAGCCACACGGAGGCGTGTGGGGCGCTTTGTTAGGTGCCTGCCGCATCCATGGGAAGCCCCACATTGCAGAGATCGCCGCAAACCATCTGTTTGAACTGGAGCCCAATGGGATTGGAAATTACATTCTGCTTTCGAATATCTACGCATCAGCTGGAATGTGGGATGATGTGTCAAGGGTAAGGAAGTTGATGCGAGAGAAGGGTCTGAAGAAGAACCCTGGCTGCAGTTGGGTGGAATCAAAGGATGGTGTTGTTCATGAATTTTTCGCAGGTGATTCGTCACACCCAAAGGTCAATGACATAAAGGTAGTGTTGGAGGAGCTGCTAGAGAGGTTGAAACAAGCTGGATACACGCCAAAGCTGAGGTCTGTGGTATACGATGTGAGCAATGAAGAAAAAGAGCGGTTGCTGAAGAATCATAGTGAGAAGCTGGCACTGGCATTTGGGCTGCTGACAACGAGCCCTGGGAGTGTGGTACGGATTGTGAAGAATCTGAGGATGTGTGAAGACTGCCATTCGGTCATGCGCAGTGCGTCTTtggtagaaaagagagagattgtGGTGAGGGATAACATGAGGTTCCACCATTTTCGCGAGGGTGTGTGCTCATGTGGCGATTTCTGGTGA